Proteins found in one Sorghum bicolor cultivar BTx623 chromosome 1, Sorghum_bicolor_NCBIv3, whole genome shotgun sequence genomic segment:
- the LOC8081508 gene encoding oxysterol-binding protein-related protein 3A, with protein sequence MGSKDQGGGAASSGGGFFSSFAAGMRSWGTAVHKSVNGLLGYEGLEVINPDGGTDDAEEEALRGRWKQEDRDSYWKMMHKYIGSDVTSLVTLPVIIFEPMTMLQKMAELMEYCELLDKADECEDPYMRMVYASTWAVSVYFAYQRTWKPFNPILGETYEMVNHQGITFLAEQVSHHPPMGVAHCENEHFTYDITSKLRTKFLGNSVEIYPVGRTRVTLKKSGVVLDLVPPLTKVNNLIFGRTWVDTPGEMVMTNLTTGDKVVLYFQPCGWFGAGRYEVDGYVYSAAEEPKIMITGKWNKSLSYQPCDQEGDPLPGTELKEIWRVAPAPQGDKYQYTHFAHKINSFDTAPKKLLASDSRLRPDRYALEKGDMSKSGAEKSRLEEQQRAEKRTRDAKGEQFTPRWFNMTDVVAPTPWGDLEIYEYNGKYTEYRAAIDSSSVTGETDVTSTEFNPWQYGSSSSQ encoded by the exons ATGGGATCCAAGGACCAGGGCGGAGGGGCCGCCTCCTCGGGCGGCGGCTTCTTCTCGTCGTTCGCCGCCGGCATGCGCAGCTGGGGCACCGCCGTCCACAAATCCGTCAACGG GCTGCTTGGTTATGAAGGCCTTGAAGTTATTAACCCTGATGGAGGCACAGATGATGCTGAAGAAGAAGCTTTGAGGGGACGATGGAAGCAGGAG GATCGTGATAGCTATTGGAAGATGATGCACAAGTACATAGGATCAGATGTTACATCACTTGTGACACTTCCAGTCATAATTTTTGAGCCAATGACAATGCTTCAGAAAATGGCCGAG TTGATGGAATACTGTGAATTGTTAGACAAAGCAGATGAATGTGAGGATCCGTACATGCGTATGGTTTATGCTT CTACATGGGCTGTTTCGGTGTACTTTGCGTATCAGCGCACGTGGAAGCCTTTTAATCCAATCCTTGGAGAGACTTATGAGATGGTTAACCACCAGGGCATTACATTTCTTGCTGAGCAG GTAAGCCATCACCCCCCAATGGGTGTTGCTCATTGTGAGAATGAGCATTTTACTTATGATATCACGTCTAAGTTGAGGACCAAGTTCTTGGGAAATTCTGTGGAAATTTACCCAGTTGGAAG GACAAGAGTGACACTAAAAAAATCTGGTGTCGTGTTGGATTTGGTGCCGCCACTAACAAAGGTTAACAACCTGATATTTGGACGCACTTGGGTTGATACTCCTGGAGAGATGGTCATGACAAACCTGACAACTGGAGACAAAGTTGTGCTATATTTCCAGCCATGCGGCTGGTTTGG GGCTGGCCGTTATGAGGTGGATGGGTATGTGTACAGTGCAGCGGAAGAACCCAAAATAATGATTACAGGGAAATGGAACAAATCTCTGAGTTACCAACCATGTGACCAAGAAGGCGATCCTCTTCCAGGCACGGAGCTGAAGGAG ATCTGGAGAGTTGCTCCTGCCCCACAGGGCGACAAGTATCAGTACACACACTTTGCACACAAAATAAACAGCTTTGACACAGCACCTAAGAAGCTGTTGGCATCTGATTCGCGGTTGAGACCTGATAGATATGCCCTCGAGAAGGGTGACATGTCTAAGTCTGGCGCAGAGAAGAGCAG GCTTGAGGAACAACAAAGAGCTGAGAAAAGAACTCGAGATGCCAAGGGCGAGCAATTTACTCCAAGATGGTTCAACATGACAGATGTGGTTGCTCCTACACCGTGGGGTGACCTGGAAATTTATGAATACAACGGCAAATACACAGAGTACCGGGCTGCCATAGACAGCTCCAGTGTCACCGGCGAGACAGATGTGACTTCAACCGAGTTCAACCCATGGCAATATGGTAGCTCATCTTCTCAATGA
- the LOC110429790 gene encoding scarecrow-like protein 9 → MGLDNTYGELSGMFCGGLSYDGYIDHSSGSDYFRFTDPLPVVVPQMTAEACSNPSSTVSRANTETDNPEDWEFISDESLNYISRMLMEEDIDEKVSMYQAESAALRAAAKPFYDILGHKFPPSPDHQPIPWSMDSPSESSSSICTQSIASSVTSSSIGGTVDSNWRYDVGRSEQLEAYQGLCGQSSQPLVGTSSDASNAVDGLDDPLITNGQIPEYLFESLPTWDFRRGIEEAQKFLPVSNTLVIDLEAGGITRPQEARKDVSLNAKKADVLKAKKNRQSEDLDLIEGRNFKQSAFSSDEPDWIEMFDDLLRQTEKKATDLRELMRNEASKNSQVTQTKGPSGPRPRGRKPTKKDVVDLRTILIHCAQAVAADDRRTANELLKQIRHHSKPNGDGSQRLAHCFADGLEARLAGTGSQLYRKLIAKRTTASDMLKAYHLYLAACPFKRLSHFLSNQTILSMIKNASKVHIIDFGIYFGFQWPCLIRRLSKREGGPPVLRVTGIDVPQPGFRPSERIEETGQRLAEYAAKFKVPFEYQGIASKWETIRVEDLKVGKDEVVIVNCLYRFRNLIDETVAVDSPRNRVLNTIRQVNPAIFIHGIVNGSYSVPFFITRFREALFHFSALFDMLETTVPRDDPQRALIEREMFGREALNVIACEGSDRVERPETYKQWQVRNLRAGFVQSPLNKEIVMKAKDKVKDIYHKDFVIDEDSGWLLQGWKGRIIYAISTWKPKNN, encoded by the coding sequence ATGGGTCTGGATAATACTTATGGGGAGCTATCTGGCATGTTCTGTGGAGGCCTGTCTTATGATGGCTACATAGATCACAGCAGCGGAAGTGATTATTTCAGGTTCACCGATCCACTTCCTGTGGTTGTGCCCCAGATGACAGCAGAAGCTTGTTCAAATCCTTCCTCCACTGTGTCAAGGGCCAACACTGAAACTGACAACCCAGAGGATTGGGAATTCATCTCAGATGAGTCCCTCAACTATATTAGCCGGATGCTCATGGAGGAGGATATAGATGAGAAAGTCAGCATGTACCAGGCGGAGTCAGCGGCACTGCGTGCTGCTGCAAAGCCGTTCTATGACATTCTTGGGCACAAGTTTCCACCGTCTCCTGATCACCAGCCGATCCCTTGGTCCATGGACAGCCCCAGTGAGAGTAGCAGTAGCATTTGTACACAATCTATTGCAAGTAGTGTCACTAGCAGCAGCATTGGTGGCACAGTGGATAGCAACTGGCGCTACGACGTTGGACGCAGTGAGCAGTTGGAAGCTTATCAAGGCTTGTGTGGTCAGTCTTCTCAACCGCTTGTTGGTACATCTAGTGATGCTTCCAATGCAGTGGATGGGCTAGATGACCCTTTGATCACGAATGGCCAGATCCCTGAGTATTTGTTTGAGAGCCTTCCAACTTGGGATTTCAGGAGAGGTATTGAGGAAGCCCAGAAGTTTCTTCCTGTTAGCAATACACTAGTGATTGATTTAGAAGCTGGTGGTATCACAAGACCTCAAGAAGCAAGGAAAGATGTTTCTTTGAATGCCAAAAAGGCAGATGTATTGAAGGCCAAGAAAAACAGACAGAGTGAAGACCTTGACCTGATTGAAGGCCGGAACTTTAAACAGTCCGCATTTAGTTCCGATGAACCTGATTGGATTGAGATGTTTGATGATCTGCTTCGGCAAACTGAGAAGAAGGCTACAGATCTGCGAGAGCTTATGCGCAATGAAGCTTCCAAGAATTCTCAGGTCACTCAGACGAAAGGACCAAGTGGGCCACGGCCGCGGGGAAGGAAACCAACAAAGAAGGATGTGGTGGACCTTAGGACCATCCTCATCCACTGTGCACAGGCTGTGGCAGCAGATGACCGCAGAACTGCTAATGAATTGTTAAAGCAAATAAGGCACCATTCCAAGCCAAATGGCGATGGATCCCAGAGGTTAGCacattgttttgcagatggtcttGAGGCTCGTTTGGCAGGCACAGGGAGTCAGCTTTACCGGAAGCTTATAGCGAAACGTACAACTGCCTCAGACATGCTTAAAGCCTACCACCTTTACCTTGCAGCATGCCCATTCAAGAGGCTTTCACATTTTCTTTCCAATCAAACAATCTTGAGTATGATTAAAAATGCATCAAAGGTGCATATCATTGACTTCGGCATTTATTTTGGCTTCCAATGGCCATGCCTAATCAGGCGTCTCTCCAAGAGGGAAGGCGGTCCACCTGTTCTGCGCGTCACTGGAATTGATGTACCTCAGCCAGGTTTCCGCCCTTCTGAGAGAATTGAAGAGACTGGACAAAGGCTTGCAGAATATGCTGCGAAGTTCAAGGTGCCTTTTGAGTATCAGGGAATAGCATCAAAGTGGGAAACCATCCGAGTTGAGGATCTCAAAGTTGGTAAGGACGAAGTTGTGATTGTTAATTGCCTGTACAGATTCAGAAACCTGATTGATGAAACAGTTGCTGTAGACAGTCCTAGGAATAGAGTGCTCAACACAATAAGGCAAGTAAACCCAGCTATTTTCATCCATGGAATTGTGAATGGGTCATACAGTGTTCCCTTCTTCATCACACGTTTCCGTGAGGCACTGTTCCATTTCTCTGCATTGTTTGACATGCTAGAGACAACTGTCCCACGGGATGATCCCCAGCGTGCACTCATAGAGAGGGAAATGTTTGGCCGAGAGGCACTCAATGTTATTGCTTGTGAGGGCTCAGACAGAGTTGAGAGACCCGAGACATACAAACAGTGGCAGGTGAGGAACCTCAGGGCTGGATTTGTTCAGTCTCCGTTAAACAAAGAAATTGTGATGAAAGCCAAGGACAAAGTAAAAGACATTTATCACAAGGACTTTGTCATAGATGAAGACAGTGGATGGCTCCTGCAAGGCTGGAAAGGAAGGATAATCTATGCGATATCTACATGGAAGCCTAAGAATAACTAG